From one Desulfobacterales bacterium genomic stretch:
- a CDS encoding B12-binding domain-containing radical SAM protein — protein sequence MKVLLISPKTPRSFWTFEQSMEMVDRKVLLPPLGLITVAALLPADWELRFVDRNFQLLGDDQWNWAEMVMVSGMFAQKEDMLGLIRESKNRGLPVVAGGPYVTSVPDEAVQAGADFVLRGEAETMLAGWLEALAAGATEGVFAESEKPDMATVPIPRYDLLDLRAYSCMPVQTSRGCPFNCEFCDIINLYGRVPRYKKPEQVIAELETLYQLGWNGGVFICDDNFIGNKKHARAILAQLTPWMESHGKPFGFWTQASVNLGQDLEMIDLMTEANFGYIFIGIESPDESVLTATRKHQNVNNPLVESLHAINANGLSVMGSFILGFDEETKGAGERICAFVEKTRLPLIMLNCLEAAPNTALWDRLQQENRLLKDRTEGTGGSGTLNFIPSRPEAEIIAEYLEGLDVLYEPSKFMKRAYNYYLAMRPTRRALARSRGEKVQPPMVLKDKRPANRVIRDRRIRPALRLIWRQGMVSPHRVQFWKQLAGIYLKNPSRITTYLITLALGENMFQHREIVKKRVTARLAVESDQRSIAFPGRGD from the coding sequence ATGAAGGTATTACTTATCAGTCCCAAAACTCCTCGCTCTTTCTGGACCTTTGAACAGTCCATGGAGATGGTTGACAGGAAGGTGCTTCTGCCCCCCCTGGGATTGATCACCGTGGCCGCCCTCCTGCCAGCGGACTGGGAACTGCGGTTTGTGGACCGGAACTTCCAGTTGCTCGGGGACGACCAGTGGAACTGGGCGGAAATGGTGATGGTGTCCGGCATGTTTGCCCAGAAGGAGGATATGTTAGGCCTTATCCGGGAGTCAAAAAACAGGGGATTGCCGGTTGTGGCCGGCGGGCCCTATGTTACCTCCGTGCCGGATGAGGCTGTCCAGGCCGGGGCTGACTTTGTTTTACGGGGCGAAGCTGAAACCATGCTTGCGGGATGGCTCGAAGCCCTGGCCGCGGGTGCGACAGAGGGGGTCTTTGCGGAATCGGAAAAGCCGGACATGGCCACGGTGCCCATACCGCGGTACGATCTTCTTGATCTGAGAGCATATAGCTGCATGCCGGTGCAGACCTCCCGCGGCTGTCCCTTTAACTGTGAGTTCTGCGACATCATCAATCTCTATGGCCGGGTGCCGCGTTACAAGAAACCTGAGCAAGTGATCGCGGAGCTGGAAACCCTCTACCAGCTTGGTTGGAACGGAGGGGTTTTTATTTGCGACGACAATTTTATCGGTAACAAGAAGCATGCCAGGGCAATCCTCGCCCAATTGACGCCGTGGATGGAAAGCCATGGCAAGCCGTTCGGCTTCTGGACCCAGGCATCCGTGAACCTGGGCCAGGACCTGGAGATGATCGACCTGATGACCGAGGCCAATTTCGGTTATATTTTCATAGGGATCGAATCTCCTGACGAATCTGTTCTTACCGCCACCCGCAAGCATCAGAATGTCAATAATCCCCTGGTTGAATCATTGCACGCAATCAATGCGAACGGTCTCTCGGTGATGGGAAGCTTTATCCTGGGGTTTGACGAAGAAACAAAGGGGGCCGGGGAACGGATATGTGCGTTTGTTGAAAAGACTCGTCTCCCCCTTATTATGTTGAACTGTCTGGAGGCCGCGCCGAATACCGCTCTCTGGGACCGGCTGCAACAAGAAAACCGTCTGCTCAAGGACAGAACCGAGGGCACCGGAGGGAGCGGAACGTTGAATTTCATTCCTTCCCGCCCGGAAGCGGAGATCATCGCCGAATATCTGGAGGGTTTAGATGTCCTTTACGAGCCTTCGAAGTTCATGAAGCGCGCCTACAATTATTATCTGGCCATGAGACCGACGCGCAGGGCCCTGGCCCGCAGCCGGGGCGAGAAAGTACAACCTCCCATGGTTCTGAAAGATAAACGGCCGGCCAACAGAGTAATCAGGGATCGCCGGATCCGCCCGGCCCTCCGTCTGATATGGAGACAAGGGATGGTGTCGCCGCACCGGGTGCAGTTCTGGAAACAGCTGGCCGGAATCTATTTGAAAAACCCGAGTCGTATTACAACCTATTTAATAACCCTTGCCCTGGGTGAGAATATGTTCCAGCACAGAGAGATTGTAAAAAAGAGGGTTACGGCCCGCCTGGCAGTGGAATCGGACCAACGCTCCATTGCTTTCCCCGGCCGGGGTGATTGA
- a CDS encoding DUF362 domain-containing protein yields MMSGPQQQATVYSISFRSWTASVPPLLAAAGLAAALRNRPRVLIKPNLVENLHPPITTPVELVEALVDYIRDQAPDTEIIIGEGCGSLEYDTGHCFQALGYKALADAKKIRLVDLNQAPLVRRSRRECRRWPEMHLPGMVYESFLISVPVLKAHTLAGVTLTMKNMMGLAPPAYYQQGGHWKKAAFHQSIQEALFDLNRYRTPDFTLLDASVGMARAHLRGPTCNPPVNRLVAGFDPVAIDAYGARLLKRNWRDIGHIRMAHRVLGLAEPLDIRQIRP; encoded by the coding sequence ATGATGAGCGGTCCGCAGCAACAAGCCACAGTATATAGCATCAGCTTCAGGTCCTGGACCGCGAGCGTCCCTCCCCTGCTGGCGGCCGCCGGCCTGGCGGCTGCCCTGCGCAACCGGCCCAGGGTGCTGATCAAGCCCAACCTGGTCGAAAATCTCCACCCGCCGATCACCACCCCGGTGGAACTGGTCGAGGCCCTGGTGGATTATATCCGGGACCAGGCCCCGGACACCGAGATCATAATCGGCGAGGGCTGCGGCTCCCTGGAGTACGACACCGGGCACTGTTTTCAGGCCCTGGGTTACAAGGCCCTGGCCGATGCAAAAAAAATCAGACTGGTAGATCTCAACCAGGCGCCGCTGGTCCGCCGCTCCCGCAGAGAATGCCGCCGCTGGCCGGAGATGCACCTGCCCGGAATGGTGTATGAGAGTTTTCTGATATCAGTGCCGGTGCTGAAGGCCCACACCCTGGCCGGGGTGACCCTGACCATGAAAAACATGATGGGACTGGCGCCGCCGGCCTATTACCAGCAGGGCGGCCACTGGAAAAAGGCCGCGTTTCACCAGTCCATCCAGGAGGCGCTCTTTGATCTCAACCGCTACCGGACCCCGGACTTCACCCTGCTCGACGCCTCGGTGGGCATGGCCCGGGCCCATCTCCGGGGCCCGACCTGCAACCCGCCGGTCAACCGGCTGGTTGCTGGTTTCGACCCGGTGGCAATCGATGCCTACGGCGCCAGGTTACTCAAGCGCAATTGGCGGGATATCGGCCATATCCGGATGGCGCACCGGGTCCTGGGTCTGGCCGAACCGCTTGATATCCGGCAGATCCGGCCATGA
- a CDS encoding ATPase — protein sequence MILADFGTSYSKLLDLGLADPGPEVRPSKSISRNTRVTVATGHNGKRFTGCYINELIALARGGEALINEPDYVLLDCGSRDIKFIRYKNGKLADMGWNSECGASMGFTIELLGQYYDIDYQELAVPEHPFSVTCGVLGMSRIFDAVVSGDSEEVAVARFVKGIAVNAHRFAGSPDKIYLSGGLGDNPLFVDSFPCRVVPLGRFVLLEGLKKAAQQLAGRGLIKG from the coding sequence ATGATCCTGGCCGACTTTGGTACTTCCTACAGCAAACTGCTCGACCTGGGCCTTGCCGACCCCGGGCCCGAGGTCCGGCCGAGCAAGTCGATCAGCCGCAACACCCGGGTGACCGTGGCCACCGGCCATAACGGTAAACGGTTCACCGGCTGCTATATCAACGAATTGATCGCCCTGGCCCGGGGCGGCGAGGCCCTGATCAACGAGCCGGACTATGTGCTGCTCGACTGCGGCAGCCGGGACATCAAATTCATCCGGTACAAAAACGGAAAACTGGCGGACATGGGCTGGAACAGCGAATGCGGGGCCTCGATGGGCTTTACCATCGAGCTGCTCGGCCAGTACTATGATATCGATTACCAGGAACTGGCAGTGCCGGAGCACCCATTTTCAGTGACCTGCGGGGTGCTGGGCATGAGCCGGATATTCGACGCAGTGGTCTCGGGCGATTCCGAGGAGGTGGCCGTGGCCCGGTTCGTCAAGGGGATTGCCGTTAATGCACATCGCTTTGCCGGCTCGCCGGACAAGATATACCTGTCCGGCGGACTCGGTGACAACCCGCTCTTTGTTGACAGCTTCCCCTGCCGGGTGGTGCCCCTGGGCCGGTTCGTACTCCTTGAGGGGTTGAAAAAGGCGGCCCAGCAGTTGGCCGGCCGGGGCCTGATCAAGGGATGA
- a CDS encoding CerR family C-terminal domain-containing protein, translated as MDAVLRAFIEPTLAYGRSGPGAKNFIVLVGRALADPDETARSVFIHHIRPLVMQLRDTLCAALPGLPAEVVFLRLHFVLGAMGHALFMVSICQEHETGEVNGRCPMFPREHVREMSPDMLGEMFITFAINGMKGS; from the coding sequence GTGGATGCCGTCCTGCGGGCCTTTATCGAGCCGACCCTGGCCTATGGCAGGTCCGGGCCGGGTGCGAAGAATTTTATTGTCCTGGTCGGCCGGGCCCTGGCCGATCCGGACGAAACGGCGCGCTCCGTCTTTATCCACCACATCCGGCCCCTGGTTATGCAGCTGCGCGACACGCTCTGCGCCGCCCTGCCCGGGTTGCCGGCGGAAGTGGTTTTTTTGCGGCTCCATTTTGTCCTTGGCGCCATGGGGCATGCCCTTTTCATGGTATCTATTTGTCAGGAACACGAGACTGGGGAGGTGAATGGCAGATGTCCCATGTTCCCCCGGGAGCATGTCCGGGAGATGAGCCCGGATATGCTCGGCGAAATGTTTATCACCTTTGCGATCAACGGCATGAAGGGGTCGTGA
- a CDS encoding efflux transporter outer membrane subunit, translating into MKIYRTLLLLTAAGWLLILTGCSVHQPGEYGFGPLPEAYSEKASGGENPAASVGRWWERFKDRKLNMLVEEALAGNLDVAQAYARLDQVAAIQAATQGARQPTLILDGRAARSRQYSAVGEGISSIGSLSMAASYEIDLWQKLRSQREAARLKTLASQEAVFSIYLGLTTRLVDLYYQAVEQRAQLQLMDASVASHEETVARVEARYRAGIATALDLYQARRNLAAAKARQPLAVAGLARIEHSLAVLMGKPPAREIAGDLAILPPAPVAFAAGLPADLLSRRPDIRAAALKIKAQDAEVAATIADRFPSFNLIADYGRTNLALGSTGVTGAFWSLLMSFSQPIFDGGRRRAEVERNQALLRERVAAYQQTVLNAFQEVEDSLIANRTTEERLELLGELETVAGANLRNSEQSYFQGVGDYLPILVAQRGVNDVKSRLLAAQRQLISDRISLVRALAGDWLRELPPSSPETGVNTEPQNIQCRRKK; encoded by the coding sequence ATGAAGATCTATCGCACATTGTTGTTGCTGACGGCAGCCGGATGGCTGTTGATTCTGACCGGCTGCAGCGTACACCAACCCGGGGAGTACGGCTTCGGCCCCCTGCCGGAAGCCTATAGCGAAAAGGCGTCTGGCGGAGAGAACCCGGCCGCCTCGGTCGGACGCTGGTGGGAGCGGTTCAAGGACCGGAAATTGAACATGCTGGTGGAGGAGGCCCTGGCCGGCAACCTCGATGTGGCCCAGGCCTATGCCCGGCTGGACCAGGTGGCCGCGATCCAGGCCGCGACCCAAGGGGCGCGGCAGCCCACGCTTATCCTTGACGGCCGGGCGGCCCGGTCCCGGCAGTACAGTGCTGTTGGAGAGGGCATCTCCAGTATTGGCAGTCTCTCAATGGCCGCAAGCTACGAAATTGATCTCTGGCAAAAACTCAGATCCCAGCGCGAAGCCGCCCGTCTCAAGACCCTGGCCTCCCAGGAGGCGGTCTTTTCCATCTACCTGGGTCTGACCACCCGGCTGGTTGATCTCTACTATCAGGCAGTGGAGCAGCGGGCCCAATTGCAGCTTATGGATGCCAGCGTGGCCTCACATGAAGAGACCGTGGCCCGGGTCGAGGCCCGGTATCGGGCCGGGATCGCCACTGCCCTTGATCTGTACCAGGCCCGCCGGAATCTGGCCGCGGCCAAGGCCCGGCAGCCCCTGGCCGTTGCCGGGCTGGCCAGGATCGAGCATAGCCTGGCTGTACTCATGGGCAAACCTCCGGCCAGGGAGATTGCCGGCGATCTTGCAATTCTGCCCCCGGCCCCGGTGGCCTTTGCAGCCGGGTTGCCGGCTGATCTTCTCAGCCGCCGGCCCGACATCCGGGCCGCGGCCCTGAAGATCAAGGCCCAGGACGCCGAGGTAGCTGCAACGATCGCCGACCGTTTTCCTTCTTTTAATCTGATCGCGGATTATGGCCGCACCAACCTGGCATTGGGTTCCACCGGGGTGACCGGCGCTTTCTGGAGCCTGCTGATGAGTTTCAGCCAGCCGATCTTTGACGGCGGCCGGCGCCGGGCCGAGGTGGAACGGAACCAGGCCCTGTTGCGCGAGAGGGTGGCTGCCTATCAACAGACCGTGCTCAACGCTTTTCAGGAGGTGGAGGATTCGCTCATTGCCAACCGCACCACCGAGGAGCGACTGGAGCTGCTTGGCGAGCTTGAGACCGTGGCCGGGGCGAATCTGAGAAACAGCGAGCAGAGCTATTTCCAGGGAGTCGGCGATTACCTGCCGATACTGGTCGCCCAACGGGGCGTGAATGATGTGAAAAGCCGGCTTCTTGCGGCGCAACGGCAGTTGATCTCCGATCGGATCAGCCTGGTCCGGGCCCTGGCCGGCGACTGGCTGAGGGAACTGCCACCATCGAGCCCGGAGACCGGGGTTAATACGGAACCGCAGAATATTCAATGTCGAAGGAAGAAGTGA
- a CDS encoding efflux RND transporter periplasmic adaptor subunit, with translation MSKKKTALKIILPVLILILGLVGMRFLLLQKSLPQRHARSRPGALVEVLVAKQVDRPVRVFATGTVQVDQEVTIVPQVSGRVVTVAPNMVAGGFFNKGELLFGLESTDYELAVQQARAVLARAESDLLLTKGRAAVARQEWTRLNQGRDIHPNPLVVMEPQLNEKQAGLESARAGLRQAELNLARTRITAPFNCRVRSEQVGIGQYIRSGSSVATVAGIDTAEIVVPLEPDDLAWLTVPRPGDGRQGPAATVRLTVNTRKYEWPGRVVRSLGELDEFTRMARVVIRVEHPYRAAADTLATGPDLVQGSFVEVEIIGRTINGVTILPRKVIRDNDSVWVLDDADTLRVRPVTVVRREKDAVWISSGLDNGERVILTNLAGGAQGMALRVVGREADK, from the coding sequence ATGAGTAAGAAAAAAACAGCCCTGAAGATCATCCTGCCGGTCCTTATCCTCATTCTGGGCCTTGTTGGGATGCGTTTCCTGCTGTTGCAGAAGAGCCTGCCCCAGCGTCATGCCCGGTCCCGGCCCGGGGCCTTGGTTGAGGTGCTGGTTGCGAAACAGGTCGACCGGCCGGTGCGGGTTTTTGCCACCGGCACCGTGCAGGTGGACCAGGAGGTGACCATTGTCCCCCAGGTCAGCGGCCGGGTGGTGACGGTTGCCCCGAACATGGTTGCCGGCGGTTTCTTTAACAAGGGCGAGTTGCTCTTCGGGCTGGAGTCCACGGATTATGAACTGGCCGTGCAACAGGCCCGGGCCGTGCTGGCCAGGGCGGAGAGCGATCTGCTCCTCACCAAGGGGCGGGCCGCGGTGGCCCGGCAGGAGTGGACCCGGTTGAACCAGGGCCGGGATATTCATCCCAACCCCCTGGTGGTCATGGAACCGCAGCTGAACGAGAAACAGGCCGGCCTTGAATCGGCCCGGGCCGGCCTGCGCCAGGCCGAGCTGAACCTGGCCCGTACCCGGATTACCGCCCCTTTCAACTGCCGGGTCCGTTCCGAACAGGTGGGAATCGGCCAGTACATCAGGAGCGGCAGCAGCGTGGCCACGGTGGCGGGTATTGATACCGCTGAGATTGTTGTCCCCCTGGAACCGGATGATCTTGCCTGGCTCACCGTGCCGCGGCCGGGCGATGGCAGACAGGGTCCCGCGGCCACGGTCCGGCTCACTGTCAACACCAGGAAATACGAGTGGCCGGGCCGGGTGGTCCGGTCCCTGGGCGAGTTGGATGAATTCACCCGGATGGCCCGGGTGGTGATCCGGGTGGAGCATCCCTACCGGGCCGCGGCTGATACGCTGGCCACCGGGCCGGATCTGGTCCAGGGTTCCTTTGTCGAGGTGGAGATTATCGGCCGGACCATCAACGGGGTGACAATACTGCCCCGCAAGGTGATCCGGGACAATGATTCGGTCTGGGTCCTGGATGATGCAGATACCCTCCGGGTGCGGCCGGTTACTGTTGTGCGACGCGAAAAGGACGCGGTCTGGATCAGCTCCGGACTCGATAACGGCGAGCGGGTCATCCTCACCAATCTTGCCGGCGGTGCCCAGGGAATGGCGTTGCGGGTGGTCGGCCGGGAGGCGGACAAGTGA